In Leguminivora glycinivorella isolate SPB_JAAS2020 chromosome 11, LegGlyc_1.1, whole genome shotgun sequence, a single window of DNA contains:
- the LOC125231382 gene encoding cyclin-dependent kinase-like 1, producing the protein MRSKMRRLSPSTPSSRAMDKYEQLAVVGEGSYGVVLKCRRRDTGQLVAIKKFLETEDDAAVRKMALREIRMLKKLRHEHLVNMIEVFRRKRRFYLVFEYLDHTLLDELEATPGGLGEDTAKKHLYQLSKGIDFCHQNSIIHRDVKPENVLVSNTGIVKLCDLGFARALAAPGEPYTEYVATRWYRAPELLVAEHRYGPEVDIWAIGCLFAEMLTGDPLFPGDSDIDQLALIIKTVGKLPPRHQQVVARLSGGAALATGPRGSLPGTGHAKDLLAACLRTEPRARPSAGALLRHKYFTHDGFVDVFNAELRKKLGKELQNPPQQSTARVGKPRQQWTLNIIPDHSRSCTESAAGESLLDYNYTPEAQMETVPEKKPPHPSEASHVAENAAQASRKSYATATRAPTRALAPALNETFQSFNVPVNSYPRTPYIKKVSHKLVMDEDLVRGRAAAKKAFKNQPDFSLPYVPGASNSPVKTRKHLPVGSNKSCDNWERNAELASSARTPTNLPYM; encoded by the exons ATGAGAAGCAAGATGCGCCGCTTGTCTCCCTCCACCCCTAGCAGCCGGGCCATGGACAAATATGAACAGTTAGCAGTC GTCGGCGAAGGCTCTTACGGCGTGGTTCTAAAATGCCGCCGCCGCGACACAGGCCAGCTCGTGGCCATCAAGAAGTTTCTGGAGACGGAGGACGACGCCGCAGTACGCAAGATGGCGCTGCGAGAGATACGGATGCTCAAG AAACTTCGCCACGAGCACCTGGTGAACATGATTGAGGTGTTCCGTCGCAAGCGGCGGTTTTACCTCGTTTTCGAATACCTGGACCACACACTTCTGGATGAGCTGGAGGCAACGCCTGGAGGATTGGGCGAAGACACCGCTAAGAAGCATCTTTACCAGCTGTCGAAGGGAATCGACTTTTGTCATCAGAACTCT ATAATCCACCGTGACGTGAAGCCAGAAAACGTCCTAGTGTCCAACACTGGCATCGTCAAGCTCTGCGATTTGGGCTTCGCCAGGGCTCTGGCGGCACCAGGGGAGCCCTACACGGAGTACGTGGCCACGCGGTGGTATAGGGCACCGGAGTTACTGGTAGCAGAACACAG GTACGGCCCTGAAGTGGATATTTGGGCAATCGGCTGTTTGTTCGCTGAGATGCTGACCGGAGACCCGCTGTTCCCCGGTGATTCTGACATCGACCAACTAGCACTCATCATCAAGACTGTAG GAAAGTTACCCCCACGCCATCAGCAGGTTGTAGCCCGCCTGTCAGGCGGCGCTGCGCTGGCGACAGGCCCTCGAGGCTCTCTACCTGGCACAGGGCACGCCAAGGATCTACTAGCGGCTTGTTTAAGGACGGAACCACGAGCGAGGCCTTCTGCCGGCGCCCTATTGAGGCATAA ATACTTCACTCATGATGGCTTTGTGGATGTGTTCAACGCAGAACTAAGAAAAAAATTAGGAAAAGAACTACAG AATCCTCCTCAGCAAAGCACTGCTCGCGTTGGAAAGCCACGCCAGCAATGGACCCTGAACATAATCCCG GACCATAGCAGGTCTTGTACGGAGAGTGCGGCCGGAGAATCTTTGTTGGATTACAATTACACTCCAG AGGCTCAAATGGAAACGGTGCCGGAGAAAAAGCCACCACATCCCTCCGAAGCGTCTCATGTGGCTGAG AACGCAGCGCAAGCGTCTCGAAAGTCGTATGCGACGGCGACGCGTGCGCCGACTCGCGCGCTCGCACCTGCACTTAACGAAACTTTCCAA AGTTTCAACGTGCCGGTAAATTCCTACCCCAGAACGCCTTATATCAAGAA GGTTAGCCACAAGCTGGTGATGGATGAAGACCTGGTGCGAGGACGGGCTGCCGCTAAGAAAGCCTTTAAGAACCAGCCAGACTTTTCCCTGCCCTACGTTCCTGGAG CGAGCAACAGTCCAGTGAAGACAAGGAAACACCTACCAGTTGGTTCCAACAAATCCTGCGACAATTGGGAG CGGAACGCGGAGTTGGCATCCAGCGCGAGAACGCCTACTAACCTGCCGTACATGTGA